The genome window TTGAGTGGAGAGAATCTGTTGTCAAATGGTTTGGGTAAATTCTTGAGCTCAGTATTACAAAGTGCATGGAAATTCCCTTCTTTACAGACATGTTTAACCAttgtggcaaaaagaaaaaaaaaaaagagagagagaggggtgggGAGAAAGGGCAGCCCAGGCTGATGAAATGGGACGAATATGTTAGGAAACctgtattacatttaaaaagaactttttgTTGAAAATCTTTTAAGTTCAAAATGCAGAGAAAGCTCTTTAAATTACACATTTGGATTACATAGCTTCTACCACCTGAATGCTAATAAAGGGTTTTGACAGTATATATAGTCTAAAAGCTTGCGTGAACAATGTTTACGATGTGAAATGCATTGATCACTGAACTTTACATAGTGTTATTACCTTTTAATGGCCTTTGATGTCAGTGTGTTATGGTTGCTAAGAATTCAGAAATATGATGTACTATGAACAGAGTGTATATATTACTGGGAACTATACAATCAAATAGAACATAGATGAAAGAATAAGTATCATTTGCATAAATAACAAATACTGAGAAATTAAGTATGAATCTATTGTGTTTGAGACATTGCACTTCATCTTTCTTGCATTCCTACATAAAGCTAAAGATATAATTCATTCATCTTTGCAAACACCTAGAATTGGTTCTTGACTACTTGGCAGTGGTATGGTGAGTATCACAATGATAAGAAAATGGAACTTAAAGGGAGAGCTCTGCCAGTGACTTCTTGACTTCCTGTCTGCTCTGGACTGGGGGCACCCTCTTTTTGGGTGAGTGGCACTTAGTCCTGGCAGTACCACCCCTGGGTTATTGGGGTTGTGGAGAATCAGCATGGAGCCAAGGTTTTGTAATCACACGGATCTGCTTTCAAATCCTGCCCCTACCaattaccagctgtgtgactgtgggcttATTTCTTAACCATTCCAGACTTCAgtttctgatctgtaaaatggggtcaaAAATACCTGCATTGTAGGATTGCTATAAGATTATATGAAATccttagtacagtgcctggcacatagtaagcgctcaataaattgttattattattatatgaatAAGCATTATGCAACCAGAATATGAGAGTTCGTGCCTATCTTTGCAAAATTTTCACATTTTGATACTTAATTTCCCTCAAATTAAGGTATGCATGATGGTTTTAAGATGAGAGAAGGaagtttaaaaatgagttttagtatttctttttgtttgctgatGAGGGATACATGAAACAATAATTTGCTTGCCTGTAAGTTACTCCCTGATTTGCAGTGATTCTTCATGCTATAATATGGTTATCATTGCATAACATTTATTTGTGTAGTGACTAGAGGTAATCTCAGTTTTGGACATGGATATGTTCTTATTCTCTAGAAAATAATCCATCCACTTGTTTCCACTTTAAAGAAAATTAGGTAGCTGTGATATAGGGGTAAAGATAAAGCTAAATAGGACCTGTTTTTGCTTGACCACCAAGGTATTAGCTCAGCTGCCTTTTGAGAGAATTTGTGTAAGTCTATGTAATCTTACTAGGCTAGGAAAATTCCTCACAGCTGGCTTCTGAACTTCTTTGAATTTCATGTATTCTATGATGGCATTCAAGAAGTTTAAAATAGTGTTATTCAGAATGCTAAGTATTCATTATAACTGATGCTGTGTCTGCTGAGTGACAGAAATGTCACTGCCTTAATTCTAGCCCCCACTACCACTTACCTACATAACTGTATTAGCCTCACATCCCAACCCTTTAAGTGTTTTAGCTTGGAGTATTAGGTGTTCTACTATATATATCTAGTAGTCTTTGCTATTCAGCACCTTGCTGCTCAACTGACTTTCCTTATGTACAGTTCTGATTCCAATACCTCCTTGTTCATAGACGTCTAATGACCACCCATTGTCTATATATTCCACTACTTGGTCTTTAAATCATGCATGGCCTAGTTCCAGTGTACTTTCCCAGTTTTGTATGCCAGTGTTCTCTTTCATGTAATATATGTGATAGTTCCTGACTCCTCAGCCTTATCTAAGTACTAAGGGCCTTCAGCCCACAGCTCAAGTCTGATCCCTTAAGCTTGTCACTTAAGCTCTTTGTCACTTAAGAAAGTACATATATTACCTGAAGCCGGGGTGGCTGGGAAGAGTCTACCAAGCTATAATCTTTTTCCTGTTCCCCTCCATAGATGTCCAGTCTGTAGGGGTAGGTTTCTTCTCTAATTTACTTAAGCTTCCAGCTTATTTAATTAAATCAGGACATACTCATCGATCCTCAGCCCTGTTGGTTGGGCCCCTGAATGCAACCCATTTAATTTTGGCTCTGAATACAAGGCTCCCTGTTTGGGCAATCGTCCAAACAATTACCTAGAGATCTAAATTCTTAGGTTCTTGCCAGTTTCATCTCCTATCATTACAGCACATGATATTGTTATTTACCATTCGGCTTCAATTTTCTCTGCTTGTTCTCCATGTGAGAACAAGTTCTCTTGTTCTCTGCTTGTTCTCATATGTGAATGCTAGGCTGGAATGTACTTAACTTTACCATATCCTTGATTTGGCGTTAGAGCAGGGCATAGCAAACTAAGGCCCTTGGGCCAAATGCAGcccaaccatttttttttaagtaaagttttattgcagCACGGCCATCCCCATTCATTTACTTACTGTCCGTGACTGCACTACAATGggagagttgagtagttgcaacagagacaaTGTAACCTGTAAAGCCTTAAATATTTACTTCTGaacctttacagaaaatgtttgttgatCCCTGATCTAAAGCCAAGCAGTTCTCTCAACCTAGATACTGCTTATTCTTTGATAATTTCCCATTCCCATCTTGTTAACTAATAAGGCCAGTTCATCGAGACTATGAAAATAGCTTCCAACCCATTCAAactatttgctttttcttgaatTTCCCTGCCTTCTCTTTCTCACCTTCCTAGAATACTATTTccttgtgttttgctttttagcAGAAGAGATGCAATAGTATTAAAGACTACAAGAGTAGTCTCATGATGTCTTTTAATTTAATATCTAGGCCCTAATACACAACTCTTTGAATATTGCTACTATCTTTCAGCATGACTTTCCAATACTATTAAGATTAGGCCTTTCTGTTCTTCAGTTTCTCTAACTCAAGTCTTCTAAGCTCCAAAGCTTCCAACATCTTTAATTGCCAGATCTTCCCAATATTATAACATCCATGCATTCCAGTCCCTGTCCTGCAGCATCTCCAATGCCCTTGTTTTCTAAACTTCCCAGTATTCAAGTTATTAAAAATTTAGGTCTTACTAATATCTCCAACAACCCATCTTCAAAGTCCAGGTCTTGTCTTTCAGGATCCAGAGTTCTAAATTACAAGTCTTCCATGGTCCTAATCCTCCAATATCTCCTATATACAGGTGTTCTAGAGGCTATGTATCTCATAGTGTTAAGTCTAGATTCTTCAATGTCTTCCAGCACTTACATCacacagtttttacatttttaaatgtctcctACATTCTAGTTTTACAGTGTATTTTTATTGCCAATTCCTCCAATGCCCAAGTCTTTTAATACCTGCAAGAACTAGGTCTTACAATTTTCAGGTACATCAATATCCTCAATGTCTGAATGAATAGACCTCTCAATATCCTGGTCTCATATTGTCCAGACTGCCAGTATTCTTGACGTCCAgcatctttaaaatttaattcttcCAAACTGTCTTTTGACATAAATATGTCAGTATCCATGCTTACCAATGTCTCCCAAAATCCAGGGCTTCTCATTTTAGGATTTATAAATGTCTATATCTTGCTGTTGTTCATATCTGCCAGTATTTAGGAGTTCCAAGGTACAGGACTTACAATATCTCTAATTTCCAGAGATTTCACTGTCTATGACTTCCAATATTCAATATCCCAATGTTCAGGGCCTCCAGAATCATCAATGTCCAGTGTAACCAATGTCTTCAGAATCCAAGGCTTGCAATGTCTCCAATATCCTGTGCTTACAATGTTTCCAATGTCCAGGGTTTCCAATGGCGCCAGTGTCAAGGTCTTCCAACAACTCCGGGTCTTCCAGCGACTTCAAGTCTTCCAACAGTCTCAAGGTCTTCCAGATAATCCTGAGCTTCCAGAAAATCAACATCTTCCAGACAATCCATGTCTTCCGGACAATCCACGTCTTCCAAGAAGCTCCAAGTCTTCCAGTAAATCCAGTCTTCCAGCAATTATAGGTCTTCCACCAAATACAGATCTTCCAGGAAAATCCACGTCTTCCAGAAAATACGTGTCTTCCAATAATTTCAAGGTCTTCCATCAAATACAGATCTTCCAGCTAATCCATGTCTTCCAGAAAAATCTACGTCTTCCACCAAATCCAAGTCTTCCAGTAAATCTAGTTCTTCCAGAAAAATCTAGATCTTCCAGTCAATCAGTGTCTTCCAGAAAGAAATCCAGGTCTTCCAGTCAGTCAGCGTCTTCCAGAAAAATCTATGTCTTCCACCAAATCCAGGTCTTCCAGTCAATCCACGTCTTCCGGAAAAAATCCAGGTCTTCCAGCCAATATATGTCTTCCTGAAGATCCACGTCTTCCTGAAAATCCATGTCTTCCAGAAAATCCATGTCTTCCAGTAACCTCCCAGTCTTCCAGTAACCTCCCAGTCTTCCAGAAAATCCGCGTCTTCCCAACAATCCAGGTCTTCCGGATAATTCGGGTCTTCCTGAAAATCTGCATCTTCCAAAAAAGCCATGTCTTCCAGAAAATCCACGTCTTCCAATGGCCTCCAGGTCTTCCAGACTATCCATGTCTTCCAGAAAATCCTTGTCTTCCCTCAAATCCATAGCTTCCAAAAAATCCACGTCTTCCGGGAAATCTGTGTCTTCCAGCAAATCCACGTCTTCCAACAAAGCCATGTCTTCCAGACTATCCACGTCTTCCAGAAAATCCTTGTCTTCCCTCAAATCCATAGCTTCCGAAAAATCCAGGTCTTCCAGGAAATCTGTGTCTTCCAGCAAATCCACGTCTTCCAACAAAGCCATGTCTTCCATCAAATTAATGTCTTCCAGCCTACCTGTGTCTTCCAACAAAGGTATGTCTTCCAACAAAGGTACGTCTTCCAAGAAAGGTACGTCTTCCAAGAAAGGTACGTCTTCCAACAAAGGTACGTCTTCCAAGAAAGGTACGTCTTCCAACAAAGGTACGTCTTCCAAGAAAGGTACGTCTTCCAACAAAGGTACGTCTTCCAGAAAATCCATGTCTTCCAACCAAGCCATGTCTTCCAGAAAATCCACATCTTCCGGAAACTATATGTCTTCCAACTAAGCTACGTCTTCCAACAAATCCATGTCTTCCTGTATCTGCAGGTCTTCCAGCATCTCCAGGGCTTCCAGCATCTGCTCGTCTTCCAACATCTCCCCGTCTTCCAGCATCTCTGTGTCTTCCAGCATCTTCATGTCTTCCAACAACTACCCAGTCTTCCATCAACTGGCTCAATATCCGTGTCTTCCAACGTCTCCAGTGTGCTGATCTTCTAACATTCAGGTCTTCCAGTGTCTGCAATATCCAGGTATTCTAACATATTCTATAGTCCAGATCTTCCAACCTTTCCCCAGGTCCAGGCCTTTTCAAATCTAGGCTTCCCCTGTCTGAGCCTTCCCATGTTAAAATCACTCTACAGAAAAATCTTCCAACTCAACTATTTCTGCTTCTAGTTGAATTAGCTTCAAAAACATTTAATGGGACATTCCTCCTTATAGACTAGATCTTATGAACCAACTGTACTGCAGTTTGTGTTTTTTACAATTAGGAAATGTGTATTTAATctctacaacttttaaaaataatgtccaCAATAAAACTTCTGCAGAATAAACAGATAGGACTGCTGCAATAAATTTTACTACTTCACTAGTGCTTACAGTTTTTATACAGTTGACTATGTTTAGATCtaagtgaaatttttatttaatgagaaaaattcCTGTTTAAGACTGGTATTTTAGGTAAAGTTAACATGTAGTGtattatttgtccattttaaatGATATCAATTTTTAGCGTTGGTCTTATGTGACcaaagaataatataataataataacaacaacactTAACATAGCATTTGCTAcgtccaggcactgttctaagatccttacatgcattaactcatttaatcttcacaacaacccatTGAAGCTAGGTACCatcattatccctattttacagatgaggaaactggcacACAGAGGTGAAGTAAATTGTCCATAGGACACAACTACTAAATAATGGAGCCGGACCTGGCTAGCCTGTTGTGAGAGTCCATGATTGTAACCACTATGTTGTGATATCTGCTGTTTAAAATCATGATAGAATGATGTGATCCAAAGGTTGACTGCTTCCACATTATGTGTAGAATATTATACAATTCCATATACAAATGGTCTCGCTTGATCCTGTCACTGCCAGAGTCTATTTGTATGCACAGCTTTTATTCCCCAACCAGCTACTACCATTCCCTTGGTCCTGTATATGGAAGTAGGTGCAAACACTTTCTGATACCATAAGGAAGCACTGAGTTCAATTACCCTTTGCTTCAGAATCATATTCATAGCTCCATGCTTTGAGTACTGGTGCTTGGAATTTATCTCTTCTATCTGTTTGAATCCCTTATTACTGACTATTCTCCAGTTTGTACCTTACTATGTGGAGCACTTACCTTTAGTTTGTTTCTAACCTCCAGCATTTACCTGCTTCCTGGGTTCCTGACCACTGCGTTGTATCCAACTAATGGTAGCTACAACTCCTTAAATCGCAGCATGCAGATCTAGAGAACTAACTACTTGGTTCTCTAAGTCTCAGCTCCCACCAGGTACCTTCAGCAATGTTGCTACCCAGGCCTCTGGCTGACGTGAAAACCATGAAAACCACATAATTAAATTTTTACAGTTAGGCAGGGACTCTCTAAAGATTTAAAATCATCTATAATGTAACAAAAAGGAACAATAATAATaccaattaaaatagaaatacctTCTGAATGTCTAATGATTTATACTTTATAGAGTGCTGtcacctcattcattcattcattcattcattcaacaaatatttattgagcgctAACTGTATGCCAGGTTTGTTTTGATAAAGCTTAAAATCATCTGTGGGAAACAAACAACGTACAGATAATCGAAAAATTACTTATCCGTTGTAAGGCCATGAAGAAAAAGTAACTGAGAGTCTGGAAAATCAAGGAAAGCATTCctaaagaagtaatatttattgtGACTCTGAAGAATCTGTATTCTCATTTGGTTCTCACAATATAGCCTTGTGacttaaataaaaaagatttttatatatCAGTTTTACTAATCTGAGTGCTAACAATAGCCATGGGACCCAGCTGTTTTGACCTCTTTGTTTTTCCTGCTACTCATTTtgccttaaaatatatatgaagcaCTATTGGAAAATATACATCAAgggatataaaaatatactttttggtTTAGTATATTCCACTTCAAGGAATCCATCCAAGGAAATTATCTGACATGTGGATAATTCAtgcacaaagatactcctcacaTAGTTATTTGgtatagtgaaaaacagaaaaaccttaATCTAACATTAAGGGAATGACTAAGTAAATGTGCCATGTACCTATGATGGAATATTCTTCCGTTAAAATACTGTGGCATATTCATTTTATAAGTTAAGTgaaaaatcagcatacaaggttACATAAAGTGTGATggcaactatttaaaaatatataatcagtGACAAATTACTAGAAGTAAATGTATTGGGGACTCTAAACTAATTATCACTGGATAGGTTGGAttatgtatgattttattttcttctatatattcttttatttttaagttcttacAATGTACAGGTATTTTCTattcaggaaaaatatttaaacaattgtGCACAAAACTATTATTTATTCATCGTTTTTCTTGTACATGGAATCAAGTTTTACTGTTGGAAACACTTCAAAATATATGTTagcaaagtgaaaaaaataaattctcaaatAATTTCAATATCCAGAGATAATCACTGTAAAGATTTTTGCGTATGCTCTTCTAGACACTTTCACTGGTATATTTTCTTGTACAAAATGTAATCATACTGCATTTTAACCTATTTCTTTCTTACACTTAGCAATAAATTGTGAACAACTTTCTATGTCAGTAACTGTGCAGctatgtaataattttaatatataatttatttactcCATCTCCTATGGGTGAGCATTAAGTTCCTTCCAATTTTCTTGTATTATAAAAACTTCTGTGATCAGCACATACTTTATGTAAGGTGTGAAGAACAGAAACTGTGTCATTCTACATGGCGTCCCTGTACATATCTGTGTGCAGATGTGTTTGCATATTACTTAGGATAAATTTCTAAAAGGAGAGTTGCTGAGCCAAACAAGACCATGTGCATCATAATCACAGCAAAAAAATTACAAGCAATCATATATCTAACGGTTGGGGTGGTTAGAAAATTGTATTGTAACTATCtaatggaatactgtgcagtcatTTAAATTTATACCATGGAAGAATATTTACTGAAATGGGAATATGTTCATAAGGTATCACCAGTGAGAGAAATAGGTCAcgaaaatatgtataatattcaTGTTttgtagaaggaaaactaaatgCCTTCAGGAAAATAACTAGAAGATATACACTAAAATGTTAGTAGTAAAAGtcccaaaaataaaatggataaatcatAGTATGTTTCACATAAAGTATTATATAGTCATCATATGAATGTTCTACAGCTACACATAATGTGGGTAGATTTTACTTCTAGAATATTAAGATATCATGTCTCAAAAGACTACATATAATAGGATATCCTTTTTGTATTATTCAAAAACAAGTAAAACTAAGCACTATATTATTTAGGGCTACATACACACAGcatacaaataatttattaaaaagcaaaaaataatttaaaaattgaagataATGGTCACTGGGGTTGAGGAAAGAGGGTCAGAATATGGGAGGACTATAAATGAATTCATATTATGGTTAATATTCTAGTACTCATGTTGGGTAGTGGTTGGTGTCATTATGTATTTGAAATCCCATTAttgattatttaataattttatgattattattaacattaaataaaaaggcaagttaatgggtaaaaataaaagagggcCTTGCATGAATCAATGAGACAGTGTGCACAATCTAAGGATTATTAATCCCTTTCTGTACATttgtctttcattattttttaaagtaatttatctGTGGGTAGTAAGACTACAtgggatttttattcttttggttctTTGTccttgaaattttctattttgaacatgcattattttcaaaattaaaatatatttaaactttatGTTAATGTGTTTTTATTGACATAGGgaaatagaatattatatttattgaaaaatgagCTCAAAATTACATAGCGCATGATCcaaaatatgttgaaaaataCATAATAGGGAGTGAAAAGTGTTGATATGTTAACAATAATTGCTTCTGCGTAGTCAGATTTCAAATCACTTTTTTTATGTttccatatatacacatacatatgtatatatgtatattccatatatacacatatgtatgtatatatgtatattccatatatatacctatatatgtgtatatatatgtgtgtgtgtgttttatagggtgggcttattttttattataaaagtaatacatgtttattgtaaaaagtaaaaaaaaagcagtagtgtataaagtaaaaagtgaaaatatcctCCTAATCCTATCTCCCAGAGATAGCCATGACTCTTTGTTTTGTTAACTTCCtcatactgttttttatttacttgaatgtattctcatttgttttagaaaatgaaaaaacataacAGGGAGTGAAAAGTGttgatatgttattattattgacattaaatgttatattattgtaacataataaaatataatatcatattataattatgttattaacataaaattaacatcCTATACATATATTCTACAACTTGCTTTTGTCCTGCTCAGTAGAAAGTCATTTTATAAAACAGCTACAGAAAATTTCAGAGTAGGGAGTACTATATTATTTATTCAGGTCTTTCCACATTAGATCTTTAGGTTAGCAGTTTGTTACTATAATAGATAATGCTATATAAAGcatctttacaattttttattcAATTCTTTCCACATGATAGATCTTTTGGTTGTTAACAGTTTGTTGCTAATATAGATAACGCTATATAAAGCATCTTTACAATGTTTCGCACTTTTACAATGATTTTAAAGAGCTGGTACCTGAGAAATATAATTTCTGGATGAACATGTTTGAGCTAAATTGCCCTCCTGGCATGCTGAAtgctgttatttttgactttcgTCAATATTTTGGATGGAAAATCTAATCTCattcctttaaattatttttctctaataattTGTAGAGTTAAGCAACTTTTCATACATTTActagctatttttatttcttctgtaagAGATTGTTTGTTTGTATCATTTACCTATTCTTTTGTTGTGTCATGtgtcttgttttattattaatttgtagACCTCTGGATATTAGAGTTGATATCCTTTTGTCTGGTGTATATTGCAAATGTTTatcaatttgtcttttaaatttatttatggtGCTATTTACcataaaaaagatttaattatGTAAATAGACAAACATTTCAACCTTTTatagtttcttgtttttgtttcatacTTAGGTAGGCTTCTGCACTCccaagattataaaaatattctcccaCATATTCTTCtaatcaaaaaatatattttttgagatatggtGTCTCTGTGTTATCCtcattggtcttgaactcttgggccaaagagatcttcttgcctcagcctcctgagtagctgggaccacaggtgtgggcCAGTGTGCCTGGTTCTTCCAATATTTTGTACATTCTTATTGCTTAGTACTCTATCTAGGATTggcttttgttttataaatgtgtatatgGTAGAAAGTAGGAATCTAAgcttagttttagtttttttcagaACGGAGAGTCAGTGTTTTCAACTTATTTACTCAATTGAATTATTTCCCTACTGATTTGGAATTCTCTTATCATGAACTCTTTGggtatatttttatgtttcttttctgttcaaCTGATAATATTTCTCTAGTACTGAGCTAGTACCTCACTGCTTTAATTACTGTAGCATTATGTTTTGACGTATGATGGGACTGCTCCCCCTacattattctttctttcagaatttttcacTATTCTTGTGCATCCGATTTTTctagattaattttaaaatcaactcaTCAATGTCCATAAAAAAATTAATCCCTTGGAAATGCTTCAGACCTTTTGAGTAACATGTCAAGAACTGCCATCTTTATGATAGTGAGTTTTGCATCTAGTAACAAGGTATCTGtctcaatttatttaatttactgtAGTCTCCATTTAGATATTAAAACAATTGTTGGGCTTATTTGttagtttatagttttaattCCTCTTACATGAATgatactgcattttaaaaattccttatcATTAGTGCATAGAAAAgctatttaatatttatcttatatCCAGGTATCATATTGAACTCTATTCCTAGCTCTAacagtagtttttattttcatttgattatcTTGATTTCTTAGGTACACAATCACGccatttgtaaataataaaacatttatctttttcttgctaatgtttgtatgtattttttttcttttagcacattGGTAAATACTTTATAACTTCCAGGACAATGCAGATTGATGTTGATTAATAAAGAGCAGGCAACCTTCTGTTTTTGGCTCTAATAGAAATGCCTCtttgtttaaatattataattgcCATTGTTTCAGATAAATACCCCTTTTCAAGTTGTGGAAATGCCCTTCTGTTCTTGATTGACATATAATTTTATCAGGGATGGATATAGAATGTTATCAAGATGGCTTTTCTGGCATCTGACAAGCTGATATCAAGGTGATGATATCATTATTCTCTTTAATCCATCAGTGTAGTTAATTACCTAATGTTGAGCTATTCTTAGATTCCTGGAATAAAACTGATTTGGTAGTGGCATTTTGGtatgtcattattttatttaggataTAAAACTCTATATTAACAAATGCCTATAGAAGTGCCCTATTACCTCTTTCACATCATGGCACCCTGGGGTAAATAGACAAGATTGCTCAGGGCAGAGGCAACTTGGCTTCCCAGGATCTGCCTGGTTGATCCAAGGCCTTAGGAGATAAAGATTACAGTACACATGCAAGCCATTTACAGGACACCAGTGTGCCAAGGTACACTTGTTGGGAAactcttatttattgttttcctttctgtgatACCCCTTTCCTGATTTGATATTAGGATTATgatatttttgtgaataaagcttttttctttttccacaatGTAAATAACTTAGACACGAGCTGCTCCTTAAACGATTGGTAACACTCACCGGTATAACTGTTTTGTCCTAGTGCATGCTTGGGGCCTAGAAATTTAAATCTTTCAATTTCTTGTATGATTATTTTATCCAA of Macaca fascicularis isolate 582-1 chromosome X, T2T-MFA8v1.1 contains these proteins:
- the LOC102119360 gene encoding LOW QUALITY PROTEIN: uncharacterized protein (The sequence of the model RefSeq protein was modified relative to this genomic sequence to represent the inferred CDS: deleted 3 bases in 2 codons) translates to MAWLEDMDFLEDVPLLEDVPFLEDVPLLEDVPFLEDVPLLEDVPFLEDVPFLEDVPLLEDIPLLEDTGRLEDINLMEDMALLEDVDLLEDTDFLEDLDFSEAMDLREDKDFLEDVDSLEDMALLEDVDLLEDTDFPEDVDFLEAMDLREDKDFLEDMDSLEDLRPLEDVDFLEDMAFLEDADFQEDPNYPEDLDCWEDADFLEDWEVTGRLRLLEDMDFLEDMDFQEDVDLQEDIYWLEDLDFFRKTWIDWKTWIWWKT